The following are from one region of the Thermococcus cleftensis genome:
- a CDS encoding 30S ribosomal protein S19 encodes MARKKEFRYRGYTFEELLNMSLEDFAKLLPARQRRSLKRGLSPEQKKLLRKIRLAKKGKYKKPIRTHSRDMVILPEMVGITIHVYNGKEFVPIEIKEEMIGHYLGEFALTRKIVQHGSPGVGATRSSMFVAVK; translated from the coding sequence ATGGCGAGAAAGAAGGAGTTCAGGTATAGGGGTTACACCTTCGAGGAACTGCTCAACATGTCACTGGAGGACTTCGCCAAGCTCCTCCCGGCCAGGCAGAGGAGAAGCCTCAAGCGCGGTCTTTCCCCGGAGCAGAAGAAGCTCCTGAGGAAGATAAGGCTCGCCAAGAAGGGCAAGTACAAGAAGCCCATAAGGACCCACAGCAGGGACATGGTCATACTCCCCGAGATGGTCGGCATTACCATACACGTCTACAATGGAAAGGAGTTCGTCCCGATTGAGATCAAGGAGGAGATGATAGGCCACTACCTCGGCGAGTTCGCCCTCACGAGGAAGATCGTCCAGCACGGCTCGCCGGGTGTCGGTGCGACCAGGTCATCGATGTTCGTGGCGGTCAAGTGA
- a CDS encoding ribonuclease P protein component 1: MRWDCKEGKDRTPGRPQRKGQEIARRPWVFRGAHRGRVNQKNIIWSELIGLKAKIIRASHPELVGIEGYVLDETRNTLTIGGERVWVIPKDVVELEFEVGDKRIRINGKELIGRPEMRLKKRWRK, encoded by the coding sequence ATGCGGTGGGACTGTAAAGAAGGGAAGGATAGAACTCCAGGGCGACCACAGAGAAAGGGTCAAGAAATTGCTCGCAGACCTTGGGTTTTCAGAGGAGCTCATAGAGGTCGAGTGAACCAGAAAAACATAATCTGGAGCGAGCTTATAGGGCTGAAAGCAAAAATTATAAGGGCATCTCATCCAGAGCTGGTTGGCATCGAGGGCTACGTCCTTGACGAGACTAGGAACACCCTCACCATCGGCGGTGAGAGGGTCTGGGTTATCCCGAAGGACGTGGTGGAGCTCGAGTTTGAGGTTGGCGATAAGAGAATCCGGATCAACGGAAAAGAGCTGATTGGAAGACCCGAGATGAGATTGAAGAAGAGGTGGCGAAAATGA
- a CDS encoding 30S ribosomal protein S8 produces MTLLDPLANALSHITNSERVGKKEVYLKPASKLMGEVLRVMQENGYIGEFEFIDDGRAGIYRVQLIGKINKAGAIKPRFPVKAREFEAWEKRFLPAFEFGILIVSTSQGVMTHKEAIEKGIGGRLIAYVY; encoded by the coding sequence ATGACTCTACTTGATCCGCTGGCGAACGCTCTCTCCCACATAACCAACAGCGAGAGGGTCGGGAAGAAGGAGGTCTACCTCAAGCCGGCCTCCAAGCTCATGGGAGAGGTTCTCAGGGTTATGCAGGAGAACGGCTACATCGGCGAGTTTGAGTTCATAGACGACGGAAGGGCAGGCATCTACAGGGTGCAGCTCATAGGCAAGATCAACAAGGCTGGCGCAATAAAGCCACGCTTCCCGGTCAAGGCCAGGGAGTTCGAGGCCTGGGAGAAGAGGTTCCTTCCGGCCTTCGAGTTCGGTATCCTTATCGTCTCGACCTCCCAGGGCGTCATGACCCACAAGGAAGCCATCGAGAAGGGAATCGGCGGAAGGCTGATAGCCTACGTCTACTGA
- the rpmC gene encoding 50S ribosomal protein L29: MKPSEIREMSIEEIDKKLRELRLELAKERGVLTMGASIENPMVIRNLRRDIARLLTIKKEKLREKR, encoded by the coding sequence ATGAAGCCGAGTGAGATTAGGGAGATGAGCATTGAGGAGATAGACAAGAAGCTCAGGGAGCTCCGCCTCGAGCTTGCCAAGGAGAGGGGTGTGCTCACCATGGGGGCCTCCATCGAGAACCCCATGGTCATAAGGAACCTCAGGCGCGACATAGCGCGCCTGCTTACCATAAAGAAGGAGAAGCTTAGGGAGAAAAGGTGA
- a CDS encoding 30S ribosomal protein S17, whose translation MREIGLKVQPPAEKCDDPHCPWHGHLKIHGRYFEGIVVSDKGKKTVVVERQHYHYLKKYERYELRRSKVHAHNPECINARVGDRVLIAETRPISKTKSWVVVAVTKRAGER comes from the coding sequence ATGAGAGAGATTGGATTGAAGGTTCAGCCTCCCGCTGAGAAGTGTGACGATCCCCACTGCCCCTGGCACGGGCACCTCAAGATACACGGCAGGTACTTCGAGGGAATAGTCGTCAGCGACAAGGGCAAGAAGACCGTCGTCGTCGAGAGGCAGCACTACCACTACCTCAAGAAGTACGAGAGGTATGAGCTCAGGAGGAGCAAGGTTCACGCTCACAACCCCGAGTGCATAAACGCCAGGGTCGGTGACAGGGTCCTCATAGCCGAGACCAGGCCGATAAGCAAGACCAAGAGCTGGGTCGTCGTTGCCGTTACCAAGAGGGCTGGCGAGAGGTGA
- a CDS encoding 30S ribosomal protein S3, which translates to MAIERYFIKEGVKEMLIDEYLEKELRRAGYGGIDIKKTPLGTKVTIFAANPGYVIGRGGRRIRELTRILERQFGLENPQIEVEEIKNPYLNAKVQAVRLAQALERGVHFRRAAYSAIRAIMRNGARGVEIRLSGKLTGERAKSVRFYQGYLAKVGNPAETLVSKGYAQAKLKLGVIGVKVSIMPPDAKLPDEIEVLEKVQEEEVSTNEAE; encoded by the coding sequence TTGGCGATCGAGAGATACTTCATCAAGGAAGGCGTTAAGGAGATGCTCATCGACGAGTACCTTGAGAAGGAGCTCCGCAGGGCGGGCTACGGTGGAATAGACATCAAGAAGACTCCCCTTGGAACCAAGGTCACCATCTTCGCCGCCAACCCCGGCTACGTCATAGGCAGAGGTGGAAGGCGCATCAGGGAGCTCACCAGGATCCTTGAGAGGCAGTTCGGCCTTGAGAACCCGCAGATTGAGGTTGAGGAAATAAAGAACCCCTACCTCAACGCCAAAGTTCAGGCGGTTCGCTTGGCTCAGGCCCTCGAGAGGGGCGTCCACTTCAGGAGGGCTGCCTATTCAGCAATCAGGGCCATCATGAGGAACGGTGCAAGGGGCGTTGAGATTCGCCTGAGCGGAAAGCTCACCGGAGAGAGGGCAAAGAGCGTCCGCTTCTACCAGGGCTACCTCGCCAAGGTTGGCAACCCGGCCGAGACCCTCGTCAGCAAGGGCTACGCCCAGGCCAAGCTCAAGCTCGGTGTCATAGGTGTCAAGGTCTCCATCATGCCGCCCGACGCCAAGCTCCCGGACGAGATTGAGGTCCTTGAGAAGGTTCAGGAGGAAGAGGTGAGCACCAATGAAGCCGAGTGA
- a CDS encoding 50S ribosomal protein L5, translating into MQINREAILADWEAHPMRRPRIAKVTINIGVGESGERLTKAETMLEGLVGQKPIRRRAKQTNKDFGIRRGEPIAVKVTLRGKKAEEMLDRLLEAVDRKLKASNFDEHGNFCFGIQEHINIPGVEYDPEIGIFGMDVCVTLERPGFRVAKRKRQRKKIPNRHKLTKEEGIVFAMEEFKVTVEGL; encoded by the coding sequence ATGCAGATCAACAGAGAGGCCATCCTGGCGGACTGGGAAGCTCACCCGATGAGAAGGCCCAGGATTGCGAAGGTCACCATAAACATTGGTGTCGGCGAGAGCGGTGAGAGGCTTACCAAGGCCGAGACCATGCTGGAGGGACTCGTCGGCCAGAAGCCGATAAGGAGAAGGGCCAAGCAGACCAACAAGGACTTCGGCATCAGGCGCGGCGAGCCGATAGCGGTCAAGGTCACCCTCCGCGGCAAGAAGGCCGAGGAGATGCTCGACAGACTCCTTGAGGCCGTAGACAGGAAGCTCAAAGCCAGCAACTTCGACGAGCACGGCAACTTCTGCTTCGGAATCCAGGAGCATATCAACATACCCGGCGTCGAGTACGACCCGGAGATAGGCATCTTCGGTATGGACGTCTGCGTCACCCTCGAGAGGCCCGGATTCAGGGTCGCCAAGAGGAAGAGGCAGAGGAAGAAGATACCGAACAGGCACAAGCTGACCAAGGAGGAGGGTATCGTCTTCGCTATGGAGGAGTTTAAGGTCACCGTGGAGGGATTGTGA
- a CDS encoding 30S ribosomal protein S14, producing the protein MAKADYNKRKPRKFGKGARRCVRCGQYGPIIRIHGLMLCRHCFREIAPKLGFKKYE; encoded by the coding sequence ATGGCGAAGGCTGACTACAACAAGAGGAAGCCCAGAAAGTTTGGGAAGGGCGCGAGAAGGTGCGTGCGCTGCGGCCAGTACGGGCCGATAATCAGGATACACGGCCTTATGCTCTGCAGGCACTGCTTTAGAGAGATAGCCCCCAAGCTGGGCTTTAAGAAGTACGAGTGA
- the rplV gene encoding 50S ribosomal protein L22 gives MSRGRFSYSFQNFDPDRMARASGRDLRISPKHSVELLREIRGMMLNDALRYLDDVINLRRPVPMRRFNDSQGHKPGKGFGPGRYPVKVAKAVKKVLLNAKNNAEQKGLDPDRLRIIHAAAHRGPVLRGYIPRAFGRATPFNEQTTHIEIVVEEVRR, from the coding sequence ATGAGCAGGGGCAGGTTTTCCTACTCATTCCAAAATTTTGACCCAGATAGAATGGCTCGCGCCAGCGGAAGGGATCTCAGGATATCCCCCAAGCACAGCGTCGAGCTCCTCAGGGAGATAAGGGGCATGATGCTCAACGACGCTCTCCGCTACCTCGACGACGTCATAAACCTTAGAAGGCCGGTTCCGATGAGGCGCTTCAACGACAGCCAGGGCCACAAGCCGGGCAAGGGCTTCGGTCCGGGACGCTACCCGGTCAAGGTCGCCAAGGCCGTTAAGAAGGTCCTCCTCAACGCCAAGAACAACGCCGAGCAGAAGGGCCTCGACCCGGACAGGCTCAGGATAATCCACGCCGCGGCACACAGGGGGCCCGTCCTCAGGGGTTACATACCGAGGGCCTTCGGCAGAGCCACGCCGTTCAACGAGCAGACCACCCACATCGAGATAGTCGTTGAGGAAGTTAGGAGGTGA
- a CDS encoding 50S ribosomal protein L14, which produces MAKKGAGATRGISPVRPTRALPIGAYLKVADNSGAKVIQIIGVVGYKGTRRRLASAGVGDMVVATVKKGRPDIRHQVVRAVIVRQRKEYRRLDGMRVKFEDNAAAIVTPEGVPRGTEIRGAIAREAAERWVRLGSIASIVL; this is translated from the coding sequence ATGGCGAAGAAGGGTGCAGGTGCTACGAGAGGAATTAGTCCAGTCAGGCCGACCCGCGCTCTCCCAATAGGTGCTTACCTCAAGGTTGCCGACAACAGCGGCGCCAAGGTCATCCAGATAATCGGCGTCGTCGGCTACAAGGGCACCAGGAGGAGGCTCGCTAGCGCTGGAGTCGGCGACATGGTCGTCGCCACCGTCAAGAAGGGAAGGCCCGACATCAGGCACCAGGTCGTCAGGGCGGTTATTGTCAGGCAGAGGAAGGAATACAGGCGCCTTGACGGCATGCGCGTCAAGTTCGAGGACAACGCGGCAGCGATAGTTACCCCTGAGGGTGTTCCGAGGGGAACCGAGATTAGAGGTGCCATAGCCAGGGAGGCCGCCGAGCGCTGGGTCAGGCTCGGCAGCATAGCGAGCATAGTGTTGTGA
- the rplX gene encoding 50S ribosomal protein L24, translating into MELKTRQPRKQRKFLYNAPLHLRSKIMAATLSKELRNKYGIRSMPIREGDKVRVMRGDFKGKEGKVVEVDLKRYRIHVEGVTQKRTDGTEVFYPLHPSNVMIIELNLDDERREKIINRRAG; encoded by the coding sequence ATGGAGTTGAAGACCAGGCAGCCGAGGAAGCAGAGGAAGTTCCTCTACAACGCTCCCCTTCACCTTAGGAGCAAGATAATGGCCGCTACCCTGAGCAAGGAGCTCAGGAACAAGTACGGCATCAGGAGCATGCCCATTAGGGAGGGCGACAAGGTTCGCGTTATGCGCGGCGACTTCAAGGGCAAGGAAGGAAAGGTCGTTGAGGTTGACCTCAAGAGGTACAGGATACACGTTGAGGGCGTCACCCAGAAGAGGACCGACGGGACCGAGGTGTTCTACCCGCTCCACCCGTCGAACGTTATGATAATCGAGCTCAACCTCGACGATGAGAGGAGAGAGAAGATAATTAATAGGAGGGCTGGTTGA
- the yciH gene encoding stress response translation initiation inhibitor YciH has translation MLFKEVLKEQQRIRVYIEKARYGKLKTIIEGIDEKEFDLEDIAKKLKAKLACGGTVKKGRIELQGDHRERVKKLLADLGFSEELIEVE, from the coding sequence ATGCTCTTTAAGGAGGTCCTGAAGGAGCAACAGAGGATTAGGGTCTACATCGAGAAGGCCAGATACGGAAAGCTTAAAACCATAATCGAGGGCATAGACGAGAAGGAGTTTGACCTCGAGGACATAGCAAAGAAGCTGAAGGCGAAGCTGGCATGCGGTGGGACTGTAAAGAAGGGAAGGATAGAACTCCAGGGCGACCACAGAGAAAGGGTCAAGAAATTGCTCGCAGACCTTGGGTTTTCAGAGGAGCTCATAGAGGTCGAGTGA
- a CDS encoding 30S ribosomal protein S4e produces MARKGAKRHLKRLAAPNQWYIHRKAYKWAVRPRPGPHSMKTSIPLLYIVRDYLGYARTAREARKILNEGKILVDGRVRKDYKFPVGIMDVISIPETGEHYRVLPNRIGKLILHPISEKEANIKPLRISNKRMVKGAKVQLNLHDGSNHLVTIDEKDKYMTAYTVLMKVPDREVIEVLPFEVGAYVFVTQGKNVARKGKVVEVRQFPMGWPDVVTIEDENGELFDTLKEYAFVVGKDKPEISLP; encoded by the coding sequence ATGGCGAGGAAAGGAGCCAAGAGGCACCTTAAGAGGCTTGCCGCTCCCAATCAGTGGTATATACACAGGAAGGCCTACAAGTGGGCGGTCAGGCCGAGGCCGGGTCCGCACAGTATGAAGACCTCGATACCCCTGCTCTACATCGTGAGGGACTACCTCGGCTACGCCAGGACCGCCCGCGAGGCTAGGAAGATACTCAACGAGGGCAAGATACTCGTTGATGGCAGGGTTAGGAAGGACTACAAGTTCCCGGTCGGAATCATGGACGTCATCTCTATTCCCGAGACCGGCGAGCACTACAGGGTTCTTCCGAACAGGATCGGTAAGCTCATACTCCACCCGATAAGCGAGAAGGAAGCCAACATCAAGCCGCTCAGGATAAGCAACAAGCGCATGGTCAAGGGAGCCAAGGTTCAGCTCAACCTCCACGACGGAAGCAACCACCTGGTCACCATCGACGAGAAGGACAAGTACATGACCGCCTACACCGTCCTCATGAAGGTCCCCGACAGGGAGGTCATCGAAGTTCTCCCGTTCGAGGTCGGTGCCTACGTCTTCGTTACCCAGGGTAAGAACGTCGCGAGGAAGGGTAAGGTCGTCGAGGTCAGGCAGTTCCCGATGGGCTGGCCGGACGTCGTCACCATCGAGGACGAGAACGGCGAGCTCTTCGATACCCTGAAGGAGTACGCCTTCGTCGTTGGTAAGGACAAGCCGGAGATTTCCCTTCCGTGA
- a CDS encoding 50S ribosomal protein L2, with amino-acid sequence MGKSLIQQRRGKGTTTFRAPSHRYRGAVRYVPLNITKEKTLVGKVVEILHDPGRTAPVARVKFENGMEKLIIAPEGLLVGEEIAIGPNAPIKIGNTLPLAMIPEGSYVYDIEGVPGDGGKYVRAGGAYALVVSREKDKVIVQLPSGELKQFKPECRATIGVVAGGGRLEKPIVKAGKAYYIAKARNRFWPKPRGVKMNAVNHPHGGKEHHIGRPSTVSRRAPPGRKVGHIAARRTGRRK; translated from the coding sequence ATGGGAAAGAGTTTGATCCAGCAGAGGAGAGGTAAGGGAACCACGACCTTTAGGGCCCCTTCCCATAGATACAGGGGTGCCGTCAGGTACGTTCCACTCAACATTACCAAGGAGAAGACCCTCGTCGGCAAGGTCGTCGAGATACTCCACGACCCGGGCAGGACCGCTCCGGTCGCCCGCGTCAAGTTCGAGAACGGTATGGAGAAGCTCATCATCGCCCCCGAGGGACTCCTCGTTGGCGAGGAGATAGCGATAGGCCCGAACGCCCCGATAAAGATAGGCAACACCCTTCCGCTCGCGATGATACCTGAGGGAAGCTACGTCTACGACATCGAGGGTGTTCCGGGCGATGGCGGCAAGTACGTCCGCGCTGGAGGTGCCTACGCGCTCGTCGTCAGCAGGGAGAAGGACAAGGTCATAGTCCAGCTTCCGAGCGGTGAGCTCAAGCAGTTCAAGCCCGAGTGCAGGGCCACCATAGGTGTCGTCGCCGGCGGTGGAAGGCTCGAGAAGCCAATCGTCAAGGCGGGCAAGGCCTACTACATAGCCAAGGCCAGGAACAGGTTCTGGCCGAAGCCGAGGGGTGTCAAGATGAACGCGGTGAACCACCCGCACGGTGGTAAGGAGCACCACATAGGAAGGCCGAGCACCGTTTCGAGGCGCGCTCCGCCCGGAAGGAAGGTCGGTCACATAGCCGCGAGAAGAACGGGTAGGAGGAAGTGA
- a CDS encoding 50S ribosomal protein L23 has protein sequence MDPYKVIIKPVVTEKAVAMIENENKLTFIVDRRATKQDIKRAVEEMFEVKVEKVNTLITMRGEKKAYVKLKPEYSASEVAARIGLF, from the coding sequence ATGGATCCGTACAAGGTCATCATCAAGCCGGTCGTCACGGAGAAGGCCGTGGCGATGATAGAGAACGAGAACAAGCTCACCTTCATAGTTGACAGGAGAGCCACCAAGCAGGACATCAAGAGGGCCGTGGAAGAGATGTTCGAGGTCAAGGTCGAGAAGGTCAACACCCTCATAACCATGAGGGGAGAGAAGAAGGCCTACGTGAAGCTCAAGCCTGAGTACAGCGCAAGTGAGGTTGCCGCAAGGATAGGATTGTTCTGA
- a CDS encoding 50S ribosomal protein L6 has product MPIDAWVREEVEIPEGVEVTVENNVVKVRGPKGELERELRYPGVQIFTEDGKVVVFKEFPRKRDIAIARTFKAHIANMIRGVTEGFTYKLKVVYSHFPMTVKVQGDEVVIENFLGEKNPRRAKILPGVTVKVRGQEVIVEGIDKEAVGQTAANIEQATRITKWDRRVFQDGIYIVEKAGKPIKF; this is encoded by the coding sequence ATGCCGATAGACGCGTGGGTAAGGGAAGAGGTTGAGATTCCAGAGGGAGTCGAGGTCACCGTTGAGAACAACGTCGTCAAGGTCAGGGGTCCCAAGGGCGAGCTCGAGAGGGAGCTCAGGTACCCTGGCGTTCAGATTTTCACCGAGGACGGCAAGGTTGTCGTCTTCAAGGAGTTCCCGAGGAAGCGCGATATAGCCATAGCGAGAACCTTCAAGGCCCACATAGCCAACATGATCAGGGGTGTCACCGAGGGCTTTACCTACAAGCTTAAGGTTGTCTACAGCCACTTCCCCATGACCGTCAAAGTTCAGGGCGATGAAGTCGTCATCGAGAACTTCCTCGGTGAGAAGAACCCGAGGAGGGCCAAGATACTACCGGGCGTCACCGTCAAGGTTCGCGGTCAGGAGGTCATCGTGGAGGGCATCGACAAGGAGGCGGTCGGCCAGACCGCTGCCAACATCGAACAGGCAACGAGGATAACCAAGTGGGACAGGCGCGTCTTCCAGGACGGAATTTACATCGTTGAGAAGGCTGGTAAGCCGATAAAGTTCTGA